The Desulfovibrio sp. region CACCACGACCACTTTAAAAACTCGCGCCCCGAATCAGAATGGCGCTCGTGCCTCGAACACGCGGAAAAGATCGGCCTCGGCACACGCGAGTACGAGCTTATCGTCGTGAAATAGTGCATTCAAAGACAATAATGGCCGGCCTGTTTTCCGGCCATTGTTGTTTGCAGGGCAAACGGTCAATGTTTCAGCATCACCAGCAACAGCTGGCGGCAAACAACTTCACACAAGGAATTTCCCATGTCCGACATGGCCGAACTGCTGGAAGAACTTGCAACCTTTGACGGCGGCTCAGTAAACTCCCCGCTCAGGGGCGTTCGTTTTTTCAAGAACACACAGCAGACACGCCGCAAACCCCTGCTCTACACGCCGGGCATTTGCATTGTTGCCTCTGGCTACAAGCTGGGGCATCTGGGCGGCAAGACATTTCGGTACGACGCGGGCAATTATCTTGTAACTTCGATATCCATGCCCTTTGAGTGCGAATCCTTCCCCAATGGCAATGAACCGTTGTTGGGCATGTTTATCGATATCGACCTGGTGCAGCTTAACGACCTCATACGGCAGGTTGACCTGCACAGCGATCTGCATGTCAACGCAGCCAACGACTATCAGCTGGCCATCGGACCGTCCATTATGGATGAAGAAATGAAGGACGCCACCATCAGGCTGCTCAAGGTGCACCGCTCAGAACAGGAAACACGCA contains the following coding sequences:
- a CDS encoding AraC family transcriptional regulator, whose amino-acid sequence is MSDMAELLEELATFDGGSVNSPLRGVRFFKNTQQTRRKPLLYTPGICIVASGYKLGHLGGKTFRYDAGNYLVTSISMPFECESFPNGNEPLLGMFIDIDLVQLNDLIRQVDLHSDLHVNAANDYQLAIGPSIMDEEMKDATIRLLKVHRSEQETRILGPAFVREIHYRALCGSQAPVLLSAARGNGTMAQVMNAIGLMERSYQDKFDIKQLAVSAHMSTSAFHKAFKDITADSPLQYLKKIRLAKARDLIVQRKMRANLAASEVGYESPSQFSREFKRYFGESPADVKREIRTT